The following coding sequences lie in one Haladaptatus sp. DJG-WS-42 genomic window:
- a CDS encoding helix-turn-helix domain-containing protein gives MIDLTLDMTQYDCPFIDTTDDHAVSFTAMQWDFDNRSQQLETRMLVEAPDRSALDDGLHALADHDHMHTLELLSKRGDRAQVKTAIGETKAMGTVREYDAYITGPFHIEGGSETWHVGVDDGGLADEFLAELERHNEFGIDSRRTYELGELFDLLRNAGPAISLLEGCRNLSTVERETLSTAVEAGYFNSPRDANLAALAAEFDISKTAVSKNLRRSQQKLLENVITAMADLE, from the coding sequence ATGATTGACCTCACGCTCGATATGACGCAGTACGACTGCCCATTCATCGACACCACCGACGACCACGCGGTGTCCTTTACCGCGATGCAGTGGGACTTCGACAACCGCTCCCAGCAGTTAGAAACCCGGATGCTGGTCGAAGCGCCAGACCGGTCGGCGCTTGATGACGGACTCCACGCCCTCGCAGACCACGACCACATGCACACTCTCGAACTGCTCTCGAAGCGGGGCGACCGTGCGCAAGTGAAAACGGCGATTGGCGAAACCAAAGCAATGGGAACGGTGCGCGAGTACGACGCCTACATCACCGGCCCGTTCCACATCGAAGGCGGCTCTGAGACGTGGCACGTCGGCGTCGATGACGGTGGCCTCGCAGACGAGTTCCTCGCCGAACTCGAACGCCACAACGAGTTCGGCATCGACTCGCGGCGCACCTACGAACTCGGTGAACTCTTTGACTTACTCAGAAACGCTGGCCCCGCAATTTCACTGCTCGAAGGCTGTCGCAACCTCTCTACCGTCGAACGCGAAACGCTGTCGACAGCCGTCGAAGCGGGTTATTTCAACAGCCCGCGAGACGCGAATCTCGCTGCACTCGCCGCGGAGTTCGACATCTCGAAAACCGCCGTCTCGAAGAATCTGAGACGCAGCCAGCAAAAGCTCCTTGAAAACGTCATCACGGCGATGGCCGACCTCGAATGA
- a CDS encoding branched-chain amino acid ABC transporter permease, whose protein sequence is MSVVTNFITHTLHGVQYGFILFLIASGLTIILGILDVLNLAHGELYALGAYVASSVLGYVVGLVPPPTDPASQAMFVAVVLGGAVLTAAVLVPVGAAIESVLLRPIYDRNEVYQLVLTFALLLIIKDAIKFGWGPTPVRLQSVYSGINGIPAASLVGLNYPTYNLVIIAVGAIVVVGLFYFFNRTKTGRIIRATAIDREMATAIGVSTDRTFTLVFAVGAFFAGFAGAMALPPTNASLEMGANPLVLSFVVIVIGGLGSLRGAFVAALLVGILSRWATWQYPPAELAAPFAIMAIILLVKPDGLFGTWGEMDA, encoded by the coding sequence ATGAGCGTCGTCACAAACTTCATCACGCACACACTCCACGGCGTCCAGTACGGGTTCATCCTGTTCCTCATCGCGTCGGGGCTGACCATCATCCTCGGCATCCTCGATGTGTTGAACCTCGCCCACGGCGAACTGTACGCGCTCGGAGCCTACGTTGCTTCGAGCGTTCTCGGCTACGTCGTAGGGCTGGTTCCGCCACCGACCGATCCGGCGTCACAGGCCATGTTCGTCGCCGTCGTCCTCGGGGGTGCGGTGCTCACCGCCGCCGTTCTCGTTCCCGTTGGCGCAGCCATCGAGTCGGTGCTCCTCCGGCCGATTTACGACCGCAACGAGGTGTACCAACTCGTGTTGACGTTCGCACTGTTGCTCATCATCAAAGACGCCATCAAGTTTGGCTGGGGGCCAACTCCCGTCAGGCTGCAGAGCGTCTACAGCGGGATTAATGGCATTCCAGCCGCATCGCTCGTCGGCCTCAACTATCCGACGTACAACCTCGTCATCATCGCCGTCGGCGCAATCGTCGTCGTTGGGCTATTTTACTTCTTCAACCGGACGAAAACCGGCCGCATCATCCGCGCGACGGCCATCGACCGCGAGATGGCGACGGCGATTGGCGTGAGCACCGACCGCACGTTCACACTCGTGTTCGCCGTCGGCGCCTTTTTCGCTGGCTTCGCTGGCGCGATGGCACTCCCGCCGACGAACGCGAGTTTGGAGATGGGCGCGAACCCGCTCGTTCTCTCCTTCGTCGTCATCGTGATTGGCGGCCTGGGGAGTCTGCGCGGGGCGTTCGTCGCCGCGCTCCTCGTTGGCATCCTCAGCCGGTGGGCGACGTGGCAGTACCCACCCGCCGAACTCGCCGCACCGTTCGCCATCATGGCCATCATCCTGCTCGTGAAGCCGGATGGCCTCTTTGGCACGTGGGGTGAGATGGATGCGTAA
- a CDS encoding ribonuclease R family protein, which yields MTDDAQAYAGTAEGQGPVEIDEDLARHLANKREELFEKFEIRDAFPPEVMAEAEERTTDVQEEIHAEVDNRADLRDMPTWTIDPVDAQDFDDAISIEEGEEEYTLWVHIADVTHYVHPESKMWEEAVKRGNTVYLPAYTIHMLPPMLAETVCSLVPNEERLAHTVEMHISKETLSYETIDIYKSVIESDERLTYSQAEKRLDEPDSDLHDEISLVFELANQLHEQRKEDGSLVLNPSRDRAHTIIEECMLKANKAVTHELMWGRGVEAMYRVHPQPTPDEWDKALQEIQDLDGVKIPGSTWEDPRKAVNATIENAPGRQLNKIQWAVMKVMPRAKYMNDPFGGHHALNFEIYGHFTSPIRRLSDLINHWIVYQNDVPENLIELCDRASDRQKAAETCERHYKQFLEEVGLDPYAVNSRGLEVIEDDDADEPTDE from the coding sequence ATGACTGACGACGCCCAGGCCTACGCCGGGACGGCCGAGGGACAAGGTCCCGTCGAAATCGACGAAGACCTCGCCCGACACCTCGCGAACAAACGCGAGGAACTCTTCGAGAAGTTCGAGATTCGCGATGCCTTCCCGCCGGAAGTCATGGCCGAAGCAGAAGAACGCACGACTGACGTGCAAGAAGAAATCCACGCCGAGGTGGACAACCGCGCCGACCTCCGGGACATGCCGACGTGGACCATCGACCCAGTGGACGCCCAAGACTTCGACGACGCCATCAGCATCGAGGAGGGCGAAGAGGAGTACACGCTGTGGGTGCACATCGCCGACGTGACCCACTACGTCCACCCCGAATCCAAGATGTGGGAGGAGGCGGTCAAACGCGGAAACACGGTGTACCTGCCGGCGTACACCATCCACATGCTCCCACCGATGCTCGCAGAGACGGTTTGCTCGCTCGTCCCGAACGAAGAGCGCCTCGCACACACCGTCGAGATGCACATCAGCAAGGAGACGCTCTCCTACGAGACCATCGACATCTACAAATCCGTCATCGAATCCGACGAGCGCCTGACTTACTCACAGGCAGAAAAGCGCCTTGACGAACCGGACTCCGACCTCCACGACGAGATTTCGCTCGTCTTCGAACTCGCAAACCAACTCCACGAACAGCGCAAAGAAGACGGTTCGCTCGTCCTCAATCCGAGCCGCGACCGCGCCCACACCATCATCGAGGAGTGCATGCTGAAGGCGAATAAGGCCGTCACGCATGAACTCATGTGGGGGCGTGGCGTCGAGGCGATGTACCGCGTCCACCCCCAGCCAACGCCCGACGAATGGGACAAAGCCTTACAGGAAATTCAAGACCTCGATGGCGTCAAAATCCCCGGCAGCACGTGGGAGGACCCGCGCAAGGCCGTGAACGCGACCATCGAAAACGCCCCCGGTCGCCAGCTCAACAAGATTCAGTGGGCCGTGATGAAGGTGATGCCGCGAGCCAAATACATGAACGACCCGTTCGGCGGCCACCACGCGCTCAACTTCGAGATTTACGGCCACTTCACGAGCCCCATCCGGCGGCTCTCAGACCTCATCAACCACTGGATTGTCTACCAAAACGACGTGCCAGAAAACCTCATTGAACTCTGTGACCGCGCCTCCGACCGCCAGAAGGCCGCAGAAACCTGTGAGCGCCACTATAAGCAGTTCTTAGAAGAAGTCGGCTTAGACCCCTACGCGGTCAACAGCCGTGGACTCGAAGTCATCGAAGACGACGACGCGGACGAGCCAACAGACGAGTAA
- a CDS encoding branched-chain amino acid ABC transporter permease, producing the protein MRNRLPGLVSRDGERKVRVMRGLELTLRQTALALVGLLFLFALPDIARLLPAIQLSVLHQGVVFGLAAVGLNLLVRHTQLVSFGHAAFFGTGAYTTALLAAKYNVTEFALLLIASMLLATLMAMAIGYLSLRHTGLYFSLLTLAFGQLLYALVQGQTFFGSSDGLPVRPGPNMRPDIFGLALPPDAYEVLVYYLTVAIVVVSLLVMWRLINSPFGAALDAIGQDRTRAQFIGIPVRRYVWLAFVVSAVYGGMAGALYAMVQQHVRPGPVLYFLRSGDILFMAILGGYQTLFGPLVGGIVLVLLQDMGRDLTNYFDALTGLVLLALVFGFPQGIVGSLKKGGRVRSAASSFKNNPAVVGAWVSSFAESLVTAATQSVQNVKVLVFGVK; encoded by the coding sequence ATGCGTAATCGACTTCCCGGCCTCGTCTCGCGCGACGGCGAACGCAAGGTCAGAGTGATGCGCGGCCTCGAACTCACGCTTCGCCAGACGGCGCTTGCGCTCGTTGGCCTCCTGTTCTTGTTCGCTCTCCCGGACATCGCGCGGCTCTTGCCTGCGATTCAACTCAGTGTGTTGCATCAAGGGGTCGTCTTTGGACTTGCCGCAGTCGGCCTCAACCTGCTCGTGCGCCACACCCAACTCGTCTCGTTCGGACACGCCGCCTTCTTCGGGACGGGCGCCTACACGACGGCGCTGCTCGCGGCGAAGTACAACGTGACCGAGTTCGCCCTCTTGCTCATCGCGAGCATGCTGCTTGCGACGCTGATGGCGATGGCGATTGGCTACCTCTCGCTTCGCCACACGGGGCTGTACTTCTCGCTGCTGACGCTCGCCTTTGGACAGTTGCTCTACGCGCTTGTCCAAGGCCAGACCTTCTTCGGGTCGAGCGACGGCCTCCCCGTCCGTCCGGGGCCGAACATGCGCCCCGACATTTTCGGGTTGGCGCTGCCACCGGATGCCTACGAGGTGTTGGTGTACTACCTCACCGTCGCCATCGTCGTCGTGTCGCTGCTCGTGATGTGGCGGCTCATCAACTCGCCATTCGGTGCGGCGCTCGATGCGATTGGCCAAGACCGCACCCGCGCACAGTTCATCGGCATTCCCGTTCGTCGCTACGTCTGGCTCGCCTTCGTCGTCTCCGCGGTGTACGGCGGGATGGCCGGCGCGCTCTACGCGATGGTACAACAGCACGTCAGGCCCGGCCCGGTGCTCTACTTCCTCCGGTCGGGGGACATCCTGTTCATGGCCATCCTCGGCGGGTATCAGACCCTGTTCGGGCCGCTCGTGGGCGGTATCGTCCTCGTCCTGTTGCAGGACATGGGCCGCGACCTGACCAACTACTTCGACGCGTTGACCGGCCTTGTGTTGCTGGCGCTCGTCTTCGGGTTCCCACAGGGTATCGTGGGGTCGCTCAAGAAGGGCGGGCGCGTCCGGTCGGCTGCGAGCAGTTTCAAAAATAACCCCGCCGTCGTCGGGGCGTGGGTGTCATCGTTCGCAGAATCGCTCGTCACCGCCGCGACTCAGTCGGTACAGAACGTCAAAGTCCTCGTCTTCGGGGTGAAATGA
- a CDS encoding S8 family peptidase — MRDVNLTRRNLLKTSAVGAVGTLFVGSAAAEKPPRRIVGTSSPGASADARGQAHTVHRTLDFGAHGQAVAGRFSDQAIAQLSARADVRYVEDDITMHAVDKPGDGVTTQAQTQPWGVDRVDADVAHANGSTGSGADLAIIDTGIDSDHPDLAANLGAGQAFTKAKGNYAYDWDDDNDHGTHCAGIAAGIDNAEGVVGVAPDATLHAVKVLDKRGSGYLSDVAAGIEWTADQGYDVGSMSLGASSGAQTLKDACQYAVDNGVFLVGAAGNSGPCTDCVGYPGAYSTVMAVSSTDSADNLSGFSSQGPEVDIAAPGTDIYSSVVGGYDTFSGTSMATPHVAGAAAQLMASGSSNTQTRSSLASSAEDIGLGENESGAGLLDVAAALGLDSSDN; from the coding sequence ATGCGTGACGTAAATTTAACACGACGTAACTTGCTGAAAACCTCTGCTGTTGGTGCGGTTGGCACACTTTTCGTTGGCAGTGCGGCAGCCGAGAAGCCGCCTCGACGCATCGTCGGGACGAGTTCTCCGGGTGCGAGCGCCGACGCGCGCGGGCAGGCCCACACCGTCCACCGCACGCTCGACTTTGGCGCACACGGGCAGGCAGTCGCCGGTCGCTTTTCAGACCAAGCCATCGCGCAACTCAGTGCGCGCGCTGATGTTCGCTACGTCGAAGACGACATCACGATGCATGCCGTGGACAAACCGGGCGATGGCGTCACCACACAGGCCCAGACCCAACCGTGGGGTGTAGACCGCGTCGACGCCGACGTTGCCCACGCAAACGGCTCCACCGGAAGCGGCGCAGACCTCGCAATTATCGACACGGGCATCGACTCAGACCACCCCGACCTCGCCGCGAATCTCGGCGCGGGCCAAGCGTTCACGAAGGCGAAGGGCAACTACGCCTACGACTGGGACGACGACAACGACCACGGCACCCACTGTGCCGGTATCGCCGCCGGTATCGACAACGCAGAAGGCGTCGTCGGCGTCGCCCCAGACGCGACGCTCCACGCCGTCAAAGTCCTCGACAAGCGCGGTAGCGGCTACCTCTCGGATGTCGCCGCGGGTATCGAGTGGACCGCAGACCAGGGCTACGACGTTGGCTCGATGAGCCTCGGCGCGAGCAGTGGTGCACAAACGCTCAAAGACGCCTGCCAGTACGCCGTCGATAACGGGGTCTTCCTCGTCGGCGCGGCCGGGAACAGCGGGCCGTGTACGGACTGCGTTGGCTACCCCGGTGCCTACTCGACGGTCATGGCCGTCTCCTCGACCGACTCCGCTGACAACCTCTCCGGGTTCTCCTCACAAGGGCCAGAAGTCGACATTGCCGCCCCCGGCACCGACATCTACTCCTCGGTTGTCGGCGGCTACGACACCTTCTCGGGCACGTCGATGGCCACACCGCACGTCGCCGGTGCGGCCGCTCAACTCATGGCGAGCGGGAGTTCGAACACGCAGACGCGCTCTTCGCTCGCAAGTTCAGCAGAAGACATCGGTCTCGGCGAAAACGAGTCCGGCGCAGGCCTCCTCGACGTGGCCGCAGCGCTCGGCCTCGACTCGTCGGATAACTAA
- a CDS encoding ABC transporter ATP-binding protein, giving the protein MSDSLLSVKNVNAEVEGFQVTHDVSFEVNKGEAVGLVGRNGAGKSSTFRGIMGLTDLQSGSVRFAGEELTTLRAELIPKRGIGYQPEDRKLFTGMTVEENLRLPIWTAGKARGINDEDAVIEEVYDVLPELEERSNANVENLSGGQAKMAAIGRALALKPDLLILDEPLEGLAPVVVENLKTHINAINEQGIAVLIAESNVTHVPDIVDRIVVIERGEVVDSGDPHELKKKPAIQELMQGSGQE; this is encoded by the coding sequence ATGAGCGACTCGCTACTGTCGGTGAAAAACGTAAATGCCGAAGTCGAGGGCTTTCAGGTGACCCACGACGTCTCCTTCGAGGTGAACAAGGGCGAGGCAGTTGGCCTCGTTGGCCGCAACGGTGCGGGCAAGAGCTCCACCTTCCGCGGCATCATGGGCCTCACCGACCTCCAGAGCGGGTCAGTACGGTTTGCGGGCGAGGAACTCACTACGCTTCGTGCCGAACTCATCCCGAAACGTGGGATTGGCTACCAACCAGAAGACCGCAAACTGTTTACCGGGATGACCGTCGAGGAGAACCTTCGCCTTCCCATCTGGACGGCCGGAAAGGCGCGCGGAATCAACGACGAAGACGCCGTCATCGAGGAAGTCTACGACGTACTTCCCGAACTCGAAGAGCGCTCGAACGCGAACGTCGAGAATCTCTCGGGCGGGCAGGCGAAGATGGCCGCGATTGGCCGCGCACTCGCGCTCAAGCCGGACTTGCTCATTCTTGACGAGCCCCTCGAAGGGCTGGCCCCGGTGGTCGTCGAGAACCTGAAAACCCACATCAACGCCATCAACGAACAGGGCATCGCCGTACTCATCGCCGAGTCGAACGTCACACACGTTCCAGACATCGTAGACCGCATCGTCGTCATCGAACGCGGCGAGGTGGTCGATTCGGGCGACCCACACGAACTCAAAAAGAAACCGGCGATTCAGGAACTGATGCAGGGAAGCGGACAGGAGTAG
- a CDS encoding PTS fructose transporter subunit IIB has translation MKFVAVTACPTGIAHSQMAAENLEQSAPKMGHEIKVEVNGAMGTENELSADDIDEADAVIVAADTKVQTDRFEDKPLVNGTVKDAVNDAGAMIEEAASIADDATETETAETETEPSTDAATTAAETTDDTDDDDGGLFGKVKKRFS, from the coding sequence ATGAAATTCGTCGCCGTAACCGCCTGTCCAACGGGAATCGCACACAGCCAGATGGCCGCCGAGAACTTAGAACAGAGCGCCCCCAAGATGGGCCACGAAATCAAAGTCGAGGTCAACGGGGCCATGGGCACGGAAAACGAACTCTCAGCAGACGACATCGACGAAGCCGACGCGGTCATCGTCGCCGCAGACACCAAGGTCCAAACCGACCGCTTCGAGGACAAACCGCTCGTGAACGGTACGGTCAAAGACGCCGTCAACGACGCCGGTGCGATGATCGAGGAAGCCGCCTCGATTGCCGATGACGCGACCGAAACCGAGACGGCCGAAACAGAGACAGAGCCTTCGACCGACGCAGCCACCACAGCTGCGGAGACGACCGACGACACCGACGATGACGACGGTGGTCTGTTCGGCAAAGTGAAAAAGCGCTTCTCGTAG
- a CDS encoding AMP-binding protein: MAWHVTVPTESYDTARDQFEWNLPDDYNLAHDLVRKHEAGDAPALYQAYPDGRRETYSFADLDRLSNQLANGLEARGVERGDRVAVLVPQKPENLLTHLACWKLGAISLPLSKLFGPDAVGYRLRDSEANAIVVDESVRDVVAEIRDDCPELDHVIEVDGAADSPETRFEDVLSGQPDTFDIVSTTAETPALIIYTSGSTGPPKGALHGHGVWVGHCPAFQMFFELDLDDAVCWTPADWAWIGALGDLVFPAWHYGRPVVGYPMGKFDSETAFSLMEEFGVTDSFLPPTAIRMLMDVESPTEQYDLSLAAICSGGEPLTPEILDWADAELDGVAVNELYGQTEANLLVTNCRKWFDALPGSMGKPVPGHDVAIVDPDTGEECAAGEIGEIAVRTEGDPVVFKEYWNNPEKTANARVGPWHLTGDLGKRDADGYIWFKSRDDDLIMTSGYRVGPGEVESAILEHPAVAQVGVVGVPDDRRGELIKAFVQVAADVDADDALKTEIQTLVKENLAKYEYPREIEFVDTLPQTTTGKIQRKDLRESELPN, translated from the coding sequence ATGGCTTGGCACGTCACCGTTCCAACTGAGAGCTACGACACTGCGCGCGACCAGTTCGAATGGAATCTTCCGGACGACTACAACCTCGCCCACGACCTCGTGAGAAAACACGAAGCTGGAGACGCCCCGGCACTGTATCAGGCGTATCCGGACGGGCGACGCGAGACCTACTCGTTTGCCGACCTCGACCGACTCTCGAACCAACTCGCAAACGGCCTCGAAGCCCGCGGCGTCGAACGTGGCGACCGGGTCGCGGTTCTCGTCCCACAGAAACCCGAAAATCTGCTCACGCATCTCGCCTGCTGGAAACTCGGCGCGATTTCGCTTCCGCTCTCGAAGCTGTTCGGCCCGGACGCCGTCGGCTACCGCCTCCGCGACAGCGAAGCGAACGCAATCGTCGTCGACGAGAGCGTGCGCGATGTGGTGGCGGAGATTCGTGACGACTGTCCCGAACTCGACCACGTCATCGAAGTCGATGGTGCAGCAGACAGCCCCGAAACCCGGTTCGAGGACGTGCTCTCCGGTCAGCCAGACACCTTCGACATCGTCTCCACCACCGCCGAGACACCCGCCCTCATCATTTACACGAGCGGTTCGACTGGCCCGCCAAAGGGCGCACTCCACGGTCACGGCGTCTGGGTGGGTCACTGCCCGGCGTTCCAGATGTTCTTCGAGTTAGACCTCGACGACGCTGTCTGTTGGACGCCCGCAGACTGGGCGTGGATTGGTGCGCTCGGTGACCTCGTCTTCCCGGCGTGGCACTACGGCCGCCCCGTCGTTGGCTACCCGATGGGCAAGTTCGATTCCGAGACGGCCTTTTCGCTCATGGAAGAATTTGGCGTCACCGACTCCTTCCTGCCGCCGACCGCCATCCGCATGTTGATGGACGTCGAGTCGCCCACCGAACAGTACGACCTTTCGCTTGCCGCCATCTGCTCGGGTGGCGAACCGCTCACGCCAGAAATCCTCGATTGGGCCGACGCCGAACTTGACGGCGTCGCCGTAAACGAACTCTACGGCCAGACCGAGGCGAACCTGCTCGTCACGAACTGCCGCAAGTGGTTCGACGCGCTCCCCGGGAGCATGGGGAAACCCGTCCCCGGCCACGACGTAGCCATCGTCGACCCCGACACGGGCGAGGAGTGCGCTGCCGGTGAAATCGGTGAAATCGCTGTCCGCACCGAGGGTGACCCCGTCGTGTTCAAAGAGTACTGGAACAACCCCGAGAAAACCGCAAACGCCCGCGTCGGCCCGTGGCACCTCACTGGCGACCTCGGCAAGCGGGACGCCGACGGCTACATTTGGTTCAAATCGCGCGACGACGACCTCATCATGACGAGCGGCTACCGCGTCGGGCCGGGCGAAGTCGAGAGCGCCATCTTAGAACATCCAGCCGTCGCACAGGTCGGCGTCGTGGGCGTGCCGGACGACCGCCGGGGTGAACTCATCAAGGCGTTCGTGCAAGTGGCCGCGGACGTCGACGCCGACGATGCGCTCAAAACAGAGATTCAAACGCTCGTCAAGGAGAACTTGGCAAAGTACGAGTACCCGCGCGAAATCGAGTTTGTGGACACCCTTCCACAGACGACGACGGGGAAAATCCAGCGAAAAGACCTGCGTGAATCAGAGCTTCCGAACTGA
- a CDS encoding ABC transporter ATP-binding protein, producing MLEAKTLRKQFGSLVATNDVSVEFGRHDGEIVFIVGPNGAGKTTLVNLLTGLLSPDSGSVVMDGEDITGMAPEDRVHAGLVRSFQVVQVFDEMTVRENVRTAVLSKEEKLMSMFSLRDEHAAVEGKVDDLLTKFGLDEHADLVAAELPHGTRKLLDVCMSFGLEPDYLLLDEPTAGVSTSEKEYVIETIASVSKEEGVTTVTIEHDMDIVKGYADRVVALHQGAIHGQGDPSILETDDELRRLLLGVEK from the coding sequence ATGCTAGAAGCCAAAACCTTGAGAAAGCAGTTCGGCAGTCTCGTAGCGACCAACGACGTGTCCGTCGAATTCGGCCGACACGACGGCGAAATCGTGTTCATCGTCGGGCCGAACGGCGCGGGGAAAACCACGCTCGTGAACCTCTTGACCGGCCTGCTCTCCCCGGATTCGGGGAGCGTCGTCATGGACGGCGAAGACATCACTGGGATGGCCCCCGAAGACCGCGTCCACGCTGGACTCGTCCGCAGTTTCCAAGTCGTCCAGGTGTTCGACGAGATGACCGTCCGGGAGAACGTGCGGACGGCGGTGCTCTCGAAAGAGGAAAAACTGATGAGCATGTTCAGCCTCCGCGACGAACACGCCGCAGTCGAAGGGAAAGTCGATGACTTGCTCACCAAGTTCGGCCTCGACGAGCACGCAGACCTCGTCGCCGCAGAGTTGCCCCACGGCACGCGCAAACTGCTCGACGTGTGCATGTCCTTCGGCCTCGAACCCGACTACCTTCTGCTCGACGAACCCACTGCCGGAGTTTCGACCAGCGAGAAAGAGTACGTCATCGAGACCATCGCAAGCGTGAGCAAAGAAGAGGGCGTGACGACGGTGACAATCGAACACGACATGGACATCGTGAAGGGCTACGCAGACCGCGTCGTCGCGCTCCATCAGGGCGCCATCCACGGACAAGGCGACCCGTCGATTCTCGAAACCGACGACGAACTCCGTCGCCTGCTGTTGGGGGTGGAGAAATGA
- a CDS encoding RNA-binding protein: MEVKSRHHLRSDEVKAVTEALSDGLGVSLDANSFELVEFKDSEFELILVDGAATVGRLDDTPFLTVRGANDYPPERNVVTVDAGAVSFVSDGADVMRPGIVEADDSIEEGDVVAIAEETHGKVLAIGTALTAGSDMVGDSGKVVKSIHFVGDELYNFTA, from the coding sequence ATGGAAGTCAAATCTCGCCATCACCTTCGCAGTGACGAGGTGAAAGCCGTGACAGAAGCGCTTTCCGACGGACTCGGCGTTTCCCTCGATGCAAATAGTTTCGAACTCGTCGAGTTCAAAGACTCTGAGTTCGAGCTCATCCTCGTCGACGGTGCGGCGACGGTTGGCCGCCTCGACGACACGCCGTTTCTCACAGTTCGCGGCGCGAACGACTACCCACCAGAGCGCAACGTCGTGACGGTGGACGCCGGAGCCGTTTCGTTCGTCTCAGACGGCGCAGACGTGATGCGCCCGGGCATCGTCGAAGCCGACGACTCCATCGAAGAAGGCGACGTGGTCGCCATCGCAGAGGAAACCCACGGCAAAGTGCTCGCCATCGGCACGGCGCTCACCGCGGGCTCCGACATGGTCGGTGACTCGGGGAAAGTCGTCAAATCCATCCACTTCGTCGGCGACGAGTTGTACAACTTTACCGCCTAA
- a CDS encoding ABC transporter substrate-binding protein yields MDRRTMLKAVGGTALAAALAGCSSLLGADSNQDASGGASDVPDEPIQAGLQTFTEGPAAVLGLQAQYGAELAVSRINEAGGIAGRQIELDVKHEADAYVENYTQFVSEGKEVTFGPISSGGHAALAPEVEAQGVVNVSTDGTVTTLYEETVPDPTYSFRFQNYDVMECVSAARETVNRLGAENVNTVAGINPNYAFGKDEWKVYTAALQKLTDVEIVYEGFPDLLADDMSTHITEINNQQPDVTFSSQWGGDVVTMMNQAAANNMFDNTQLVGTVLYSAVNDLSQDIVEQAQALSGSRNYYWGEPEPARWSPGQQLLDDARNQWDIIPSGHFMSGYGAVASWATATEKAVNLTGGWPSQEQIAMSLEGHGFFTPAGYHVMSERHQGLSTAYYGEMDWSSEIGAPILNDINSYSPPDVSPPPGTKSLDWIESW; encoded by the coding sequence ATGGACCGACGGACCATGCTCAAGGCCGTTGGCGGCACGGCACTCGCCGCGGCACTCGCCGGGTGTAGTTCGCTTCTCGGTGCCGACTCGAATCAAGACGCTTCAGGCGGGGCAAGCGACGTGCCAGACGAGCCGATTCAGGCGGGCCTCCAGACGTTCACCGAAGGCCCGGCAGCCGTGCTTGGTCTCCAGGCGCAGTACGGCGCGGAACTCGCCGTTTCCCGCATCAACGAGGCGGGCGGGATTGCCGGACGGCAAATCGAGCTCGACGTGAAACACGAGGCAGACGCCTACGTCGAGAACTACACGCAGTTCGTCTCCGAGGGAAAGGAGGTCACGTTCGGGCCGATTTCCTCAGGCGGGCACGCCGCGCTCGCCCCCGAGGTCGAAGCCCAAGGCGTGGTGAACGTCTCGACCGACGGGACGGTCACGACGCTGTACGAGGAGACGGTTCCAGACCCAACCTACTCGTTCCGCTTCCAGAACTACGACGTGATGGAGTGCGTGTCTGCGGCCCGCGAGACAGTCAATCGCCTCGGCGCGGAAAACGTGAACACCGTCGCCGGCATCAACCCAAACTACGCGTTCGGGAAAGACGAATGGAAGGTGTACACCGCGGCGCTCCAGAAGCTCACCGACGTCGAAATCGTCTACGAGGGCTTCCCCGACCTGCTCGCAGACGACATGTCCACCCACATCACCGAAATCAACAACCAGCAGCCTGACGTGACGTTCTCCAGTCAGTGGGGCGGCGACGTCGTTACCATGATGAATCAGGCCGCCGCGAACAACATGTTCGACAACACCCAACTCGTCGGGACGGTGCTCTACAGCGCCGTCAACGACCTGAGCCAAGACATCGTCGAGCAGGCACAGGCACTCTCCGGGTCGCGTAACTACTACTGGGGCGAACCGGAACCCGCTCGTTGGAGTCCCGGTCAGCAGCTGCTCGATGACGCCCGCAACCAGTGGGACATCATCCCGAGTGGCCACTTCATGAGCGGCTACGGCGCGGTTGCGTCGTGGGCGACGGCCACCGAAAAAGCGGTCAACCTCACCGGCGGCTGGCCAAGCCAAGAGCAGATTGCGATGTCCCTCGAAGGCCACGGCTTCTTCACGCCCGCTGGCTATCACGTCATGAGCGAGCGCCACCAAGGCCTCTCGACGGCGTACTACGGTGAGATGGACTGGTCGAGTGAAATCGGCGCACCCATCCTGAACGACATCAACTCCTACAGCCCGCCAGACGTCTCTCCCCCGCCGGGGACAAAGTCGCTCGACTGGATCGAAAGCTGGTAA